The following are encoded in a window of Armatimonadota bacterium genomic DNA:
- a CDS encoding NAD(P)H-dependent oxidoreductase, which yields MKRILIVYHSQEYGNTRRMAEMVAEGCRQVPDVEVMLVNTNESRVDMNTAEQADAYAIGSPDYYSYVAGGIKQFFDDLYIAALAGKHVKGKPCVLFMTHGGGGKGIASLENLARAINLEIIAPAVVCQGAPGGDVENQSRKLGRTLAEYV from the coding sequence ATGAAACGTATTTTGATTGTCTATCATTCGCAAGAATACGGCAATACTAGAAGAATGGCGGAAATGGTGGCGGAAGGTTGCCGCCAAGTTCCAGATGTAGAAGTCATGCTGGTAAACACAAACGAGTCGCGAGTTGATATGAACACTGCCGAGCAGGCCGATGCCTATGCGATAGGTAGTCCAGATTACTACTCATATGTCGCGGGTGGAATAAAGCAGTTTTTTGATGACCTTTATATCGCTGCTCTTGCTGGAAAACACGTCAAAGGCAAGCCATGCGTGCTATTTATGACCCATGGAGGCGGTGGGAAGGGCATCGCTAGCCTTGAAAACCTAGCTCGGGCAATTAATTTGGAGATTATCGCTCCTGCAGTTGTTTGTCAGGGCGCTCCAGGAGGCGATGTAGAAAATCAAAGCAGGAAACTTGGCAGAACTTTGGCGGAGTACGTTTAG
- a CDS encoding glycosyl hydrolase, whose translation MKLPQSDRSLSERFMNPPAESRIIKIIHSWPDDPNAQDDLISKLINSGFGGVVCNVSFDQYLESEEKWAAFVRAVKAAKKAGMSLWLYDEKGYPSGTAGGITMRGNPEWEARGLLIAEKICESGLVNIDLPPGKLFMAVAYPIVQGRMIPDNAVDLSAYIHERTLSWNVPEGVWHVFAVTEDFLYESTHAQISLADKLHYINLLMPEPTARFLDVTYGAYAKHLGTNLGKWFIATFTDEPSLMSFWFNQMPYRVIPWSPNLPVEFEKRRGYALKPVVPMLVGDAGEKGQKVRYDFWLTIGELVSENFFGQIQTYCRKHNIPSGGHLLMEESLAAHVSFYGDFFRCIRRLDAPSIDCLTSIPSEVPWQIARLVSSVAELEERSLTMCETSDFIQRYRPQGDARPIRDVTEAEIRGTCNRLMLNGITTITSYYSFSGLSNDQLRNLNTYIGRCCTMLKGGHQVADIAVVYPIESMWPKFVPAHQYATDSQDAKRIEDVFNKVSQLLWESSRDFTYIDGQALSRARVEGGALVHGKLRWKVVILPCVDTLPMKAWENLVSFYRNGGVIIEIGALPTNSEKEFPSPKVRELAKTLFAQSNTPNGKTIFLDAGAEEKLLDILRSTTKPDVEVPANSPIRFAHRLINGFDVYFLINDGEKPWNGTINFSIARKGELWNPTTGEIKLLDSAKGIQLELGPYEGVFFRFLHS comes from the coding sequence GTGAAACTTCCACAATCTGACCGTTCACTTTCAGAACGGTTTATGAATCCACCTGCCGAATCGCGCATAATAAAAATTATCCATTCTTGGCCAGACGACCCAAATGCCCAAGACGACTTAATCTCAAAGCTAATCAATTCCGGTTTTGGCGGAGTGGTGTGTAATGTCTCGTTCGACCAATACCTAGAGAGTGAGGAAAAATGGGCTGCCTTTGTTCGCGCGGTAAAGGCGGCGAAAAAGGCGGGAATGTCACTATGGCTTTACGACGAGAAGGGTTACCCCTCAGGTACTGCCGGCGGTATCACGATGCGTGGTAATCCGGAGTGGGAAGCGCGCGGACTTCTAATTGCTGAAAAGATTTGTGAGAGTGGTTTAGTTAATATCGACCTCCCACCTGGCAAGTTATTTATGGCGGTTGCATATCCAATAGTACAAGGGCGAATGATACCAGATAATGCGGTAGATTTGTCTGCATATATTCATGAGAGAACACTTAGCTGGAATGTGCCTGAAGGTGTTTGGCATGTATTTGCAGTAACAGAGGATTTCCTTTATGAATCTACGCATGCTCAAATTAGCCTTGCAGATAAACTACACTACATAAACCTCTTGATGCCAGAGCCGACCGCTCGTTTTCTTGACGTTACCTACGGTGCTTACGCAAAGCATCTTGGTACTAATCTTGGCAAGTGGTTCATTGCAACGTTTACCGATGAACCATCATTAATGAGTTTTTGGTTCAATCAGATGCCCTATCGTGTAATACCTTGGTCGCCCAACTTGCCTGTAGAGTTCGAGAAACGCCGAGGATATGCGCTAAAGCCGGTTGTACCTATGCTTGTTGGTGATGCTGGTGAAAAAGGACAGAAGGTTCGCTATGATTTTTGGCTTACAATTGGCGAGCTTGTTTCAGAAAACTTTTTCGGTCAGATTCAAACATACTGTCGCAAACATAACATACCATCCGGCGGCCATCTCCTGATGGAAGAATCACTAGCAGCTCATGTTTCGTTTTATGGCGATTTCTTTCGATGCATTCGGCGACTGGATGCCCCAAGCATAGACTGCCTGACAAGCATACCGTCGGAAGTTCCATGGCAGATAGCCCGTCTTGTCAGCAGTGTTGCCGAACTTGAGGAAAGATCACTGACTATGTGTGAGACATCCGATTTTATCCAGCGCTACCGACCTCAGGGAGATGCCAGGCCTATTCGCGATGTTACCGAGGCGGAGATAAGGGGCACATGTAACCGCCTGATGTTAAATGGAATTACTACCATTACAAGCTATTACTCATTCTCTGGCCTATCAAATGACCAGTTGAGGAACTTAAACACGTACATTGGTAGATGCTGTACAATGCTCAAGGGCGGCCACCAAGTGGCAGATATCGCAGTGGTCTATCCAATTGAGAGCATGTGGCCTAAATTTGTTCCTGCACATCAATATGCAACAGACTCACAGGATGCTAAACGAATCGAAGATGTTTTCAACAAGGTAAGCCAGTTGTTGTGGGAGTCTAGCCGAGATTTTACTTATATAGATGGTCAGGCTCTATCGAGGGCGCGCGTAGAAGGAGGCGCTCTTGTGCATGGTAAACTTCGTTGGAAAGTGGTCATTCTGCCTTGTGTAGACACACTACCGATGAAGGCATGGGAGAATTTAGTTAGCTTTTACAGGAACGGCGGCGTCATTATCGAGATAGGAGCGCTCCCAACCAATAGCGAAAAGGAATTCCCGTCTCCCAAAGTTAGAGAATTGGCGAAAACTTTGTTTGCGCAGTCTAACACACCAAATGGCAAAACAATATTTCTAGATGCTGGAGCCGAAGAAAAACTTCTAGATATTCTTCGCTCGACCACGAAACCCGACGTGGAAGTTCCAGCAAATTCACCGATTAGGTTTGCACATCGACTAATCAACGGCTTTGATGTTTACTTCCTGATTAACGACGGCGAAAAGCCTTGGAATGGCACGATTAATTTTTCGATTGCCAGAAAGGGTGAGCTTTGGAATCCCACTACGGGCGAAATCAAGCTTTTAGATTCAGCTAAAGGCATCCAGCTTGAACTTGGTCCATATGAAGGCGTATTTTTCCGTTTCCTTCATAGCTAA
- a CDS encoding SGNH/GDSL hydrolase family protein, with translation MSPVFEKNAIVLFQGDSITDAGRNREVGEDLGRGYAMIAAAWFSAMYPELGVRFLNRGISGNTVMDLKGRWKADCLDLKPTWISIMIGINEAARRYTQNNPMPHEVYENTYREILTEAKEQLNAKFILLEPFVLPIPEDRILWREDLNPKIEIVRNLAREFGAILVPTDGIFAQASARRELAFWAPDGVHPTPAGHALMARAWLQAVNAL, from the coding sequence ATGTCACCAGTATTTGAGAAAAATGCAATTGTTCTTTTTCAAGGCGACAGCATTACGGATGCTGGGCGCAACCGCGAAGTAGGCGAGGACCTAGGCCGTGGTTATGCAATGATAGCGGCAGCATGGTTTTCGGCAATGTATCCAGAGCTTGGTGTTCGTTTCCTAAACCGCGGTATTAGTGGCAACACGGTCATGGACCTCAAAGGAAGATGGAAAGCAGACTGCCTCGACCTAAAGCCAACATGGATTTCTATAATGATAGGAATAAACGAAGCTGCAAGACGTTACACCCAAAACAACCCAATGCCGCATGAGGTCTATGAAAACACATATCGTGAAATCCTCACCGAGGCAAAGGAACAGCTCAATGCAAAGTTTATCTTGCTAGAACCTTTCGTTCTCCCAATCCCCGAAGACCGAATTCTATGGCGTGAGGATCTTAACCCAAAGATTGAGATAGTACGAAATCTTGCAAGGGAATTTGGAGCAATACTCGTTCCAACCGATGGCATCTTTGCTCAAGCATCGGCGCGCAGGGAGCTAGCATTCTGGGCACCCGATGGCGTTCATCCCACTCCTGCAGGGCATGCACTTATGGCACGCGCATGGCTTCAAGCAGTCAACGCGTTGTGA
- a CDS encoding KpsF/GutQ family sugar-phosphate isomerase, which translates to MLERAKNVLEIEANAILALRDRLDKSFVDAVELILKCKGRVVVTGMGKSGAIARKVAGTLSSTGSPALFLHPAEGVHGDLGMVTGQDVVIAFSNSGETEEIMSIVPIIKRIGAKLISIVGKKDSALAANSDVVLDASVEREACPLGLAPTASTTAMLALGDAIALAAMEARKFTAEDYALFHPGGTLGRRLTLRVCDVMRTDDRVAIVSEDDLVRDVLFAITRAGAGAAAVVDGERRLVGIITDGDVRRHMLADERCLYKRASEIMTVNPKFVRPNQLATEGMHILEVFKIGELPVLDDENRPIGMLMLKDLFKAGIV; encoded by the coding sequence ATGCTAGAGCGAGCAAAGAATGTTCTTGAGATTGAGGCAAACGCAATCCTTGCGTTAAGAGACAGACTGGACAAAAGTTTTGTTGATGCTGTCGAGTTGATTCTGAAGTGTAAAGGTCGAGTTGTCGTTACAGGTATGGGAAAATCTGGCGCAATTGCAAGAAAAGTCGCCGGAACGCTTTCAAGCACAGGAAGCCCAGCATTGTTTCTACATCCTGCTGAGGGAGTCCACGGCGATTTAGGTATGGTTACTGGTCAGGATGTAGTAATCGCTTTCTCCAACAGCGGCGAAACTGAAGAAATTATGTCTATAGTTCCCATAATCAAGCGAATTGGCGCAAAGCTAATCAGCATAGTGGGTAAAAAAGACTCGGCACTGGCAGCAAATAGCGATGTCGTGCTTGACGCCTCGGTCGAGCGCGAAGCATGTCCGTTGGGTTTAGCGCCAACTGCAAGCACTACCGCTATGCTAGCTCTTGGAGATGCAATTGCACTGGCTGCAATGGAAGCGCGAAAATTCACGGCGGAGGATTATGCTCTCTTTCATCCAGGTGGAACGCTTGGGCGCAGGCTTACGCTTCGCGTTTGCGATGTCATGCGCACCGACGACCGTGTGGCTATAGTTTCAGAGGATGATCTGGTTCGTGATGTCCTGTTTGCGATTACTCGCGCAGGGGCAGGTGCGGCAGCAGTTGTAGACGGCGAGCGTCGGTTAGTCGGAATCATAACTGATGGTGACGTGCGCAGGCATATGCTTGCAGATGAACGCTGCCTTTACAAGCGAGCGTCTGAGATTATGACGGTAAACCCGAAATTTGTAAGACCCAATCAACTTGCTACCGAAGGAATGCATATCCTGGAAGTTTTCAAGATAGGTGAGTTGCCAGTACTTGATGACGAGAATAGGCCAATCGGTATGCTGATGTTAAAGGACTTATTTAAGGCTGGTATAGTATAA
- a CDS encoding HAD hydrolase family protein: protein MVEERLLRIKLLAMDVDGVLTKGDVIYEDDGAEYKVFNIMDGLGITVAGHAGLLTAFVTGRKSGAVARRAKELKVTALCDGCQDKGTAIRNLRSKFSLSADEIAFVGDDINDIPAFRESGLRIAVSNASDDLKAHADIITNCSGGNGAIREVIEMILKAQGKWSSAVECYLRELESAGKA from the coding sequence ATGGTTGAAGAAAGATTGCTTCGAATAAAGCTATTGGCAATGGATGTTGATGGGGTTCTAACAAAAGGTGACGTTATTTATGAAGACGACGGCGCCGAATACAAAGTCTTCAACATCATGGATGGTCTCGGAATCACAGTTGCAGGGCATGCTGGTCTTCTTACAGCATTTGTTACCGGTAGGAAATCCGGTGCGGTTGCCCGTAGAGCGAAGGAACTCAAAGTAACCGCATTGTGTGATGGGTGCCAAGACAAAGGCACCGCCATTCGAAACTTGCGTTCTAAATTCAGCCTTTCAGCTGATGAAATCGCCTTCGTTGGGGATGATATTAACGATATTCCGGCTTTTCGGGAAAGCGGGTTGAGAATTGCGGTTTCGAATGCATCTGATGATTTAAAAGCACATGCTGATATAATTACAAATTGCTCAGGTGGAAATGGTGCCATCCGCGAGGTAATCGAGATGATCCTGAAGGCTCAGGGTAAATGGTCCTCTGCGGTCGAATGCTATCTTCGTGAGCTTGAGAGTGCCGGAAAGGCTTAA
- a CDS encoding metallophosphatase: MPNLTILYTGDLHGKLRPNVAERIKAEKAACGNCLLFDAGDAVPSGNIYWRPGGEPILARMSEIGYDAMALGNREFHFLQYGFKSKVSLAQFPILSANLRCKGSLCKPMILPSAILESAGVKVAIFGLTVPMITRQMLVRLVSPYWFEDPVKVSMEIVPILRAKADVVIALTHVGIKVDKEIALETQGIDLIIGGHTHIASTEPIVIGNTKILHSGWWGQYLGKAELIIGRKGIEISNTLVDLRS; this comes from the coding sequence ATGCCAAATCTCACTATCCTTTACACAGGTGACCTTCATGGCAAGCTCCGTCCGAATGTGGCTGAGCGGATAAAAGCGGAGAAGGCCGCATGCGGCAACTGCCTCCTCTTCGACGCAGGTGATGCTGTTCCCTCAGGTAATATCTATTGGCGACCTGGTGGCGAACCTATTTTGGCTAGAATGAGTGAAATCGGATATGATGCAATGGCGCTAGGAAACCGCGAGTTCCATTTTCTTCAGTATGGCTTTAAGTCGAAAGTATCGCTTGCTCAGTTTCCCATTCTCAGTGCTAATCTCAGGTGCAAAGGTAGTTTGTGTAAGCCAATGATTCTCCCCAGTGCCATCTTGGAGTCTGCAGGGGTAAAAGTGGCAATATTCGGTTTAACCGTGCCAATGATTACTCGCCAGATGTTAGTTAGGTTAGTTAGTCCATATTGGTTTGAAGACCCCGTAAAAGTAAGCATGGAGATAGTGCCTATTCTTCGAGCAAAAGCTGATGTCGTGATTGCGCTAACACATGTTGGAATCAAGGTTGATAAGGAAATTGCTCTGGAGACGCAGGGCATTGACCTTATAATCGGCGGCCACACGCATATTGCGTCAACTGAGCCGATTGTCATTGGAAACACGAAAATTCTCCATTCAGGATGGTGGGGTCAGTATCTTGGCAAAGCTGAGTTGATAATTGGGCGAAAAGGGATTGAGATATCAAATACGCTGGTTGACCTAAGAAGCTAA
- a CDS encoding glycosyltransferase family 39 protein, protein MEFKISLTALPVSIVILLIAISFGRMLLKHLGIKASDDLECSIFATGLGLGVLAYLVLAVGLANILYAWVLVTLLLILAVASLKEIGAFVCVIYNHLRMSRKRISALYVLILTAAVLMGGFVLISALAPPAFSDWDGLAYHLAVPKMYLKAHKIYYIPFISHSNFPFLIEMLYTIGLALGSIGVAKLFHFAMYIITALGIFSLGRKHINSVAGIVGALVFMSVPLCIWEAGIAYSDISTALYVLLATYCVVNWEAKFERGWLILGGIMGGFALGTKVLAAVPVLALCIWVFVSAFRMKGISEGIKSASILGAILLLIAAPWYVKTFIYTGNPVYPFLYNIFGGKYWSAEAARSYRQAQLEFGMGRGLLDFVLLPWNITMHGSKFYDKGAPVFFGIIGPAFLGILGVQVFQRNISKVAIKLQLVAGAFIIAWFFLMQSARYMIGILPLLSVAAGAAVAKANSDWKMTKHIVNMFVAGCILIGLYPAAVMGYWCGPVVFGLEPFEEYLSRSLDVYDAENFINTSTPKNSKIILYDEVRGFYLDRPYIWGNPGHHEMIPYRTFKTGDQLVDWLRRQGFTHALINWRFSSLGSKAGYQKLILQAIGSGRLAEVYCSNGVSVYEIK, encoded by the coding sequence GTGGAGTTTAAGATTTCGTTGACTGCACTCCCAGTATCAATTGTAATTTTATTAATCGCCATCTCGTTTGGTCGAATGCTTCTAAAACATTTGGGCATTAAGGCTTCTGATGACCTAGAGTGTTCTATTTTCGCTACTGGTTTGGGGTTGGGAGTTTTGGCATATCTAGTGTTGGCAGTTGGCCTTGCAAATATTTTGTATGCCTGGGTGCTAGTTACTTTGCTTCTGATATTAGCAGTCGCCTCCCTAAAAGAAATAGGAGCATTTGTATGCGTCATTTATAACCACTTGCGAATGTCGAGGAAGAGAATAAGCGCCCTATATGTACTCATTCTAACTGCTGCTGTTCTCATGGGGGGTTTTGTGCTAATCTCAGCTTTGGCACCGCCAGCCTTCAGTGATTGGGATGGCTTAGCTTATCATCTTGCTGTTCCCAAAATGTACCTTAAGGCACACAAGATCTACTATATTCCGTTCATTTCCCACTCGAACTTCCCGTTTCTTATCGAGATGCTCTATACAATTGGTTTAGCATTAGGAAGCATAGGTGTTGCAAAGCTTTTCCACTTTGCCATGTATATTATAACAGCCCTTGGGATATTCTCGCTGGGACGCAAACATATCAATTCGGTGGCTGGTATCGTTGGGGCATTGGTGTTCATGAGCGTGCCTCTCTGCATTTGGGAAGCGGGGATTGCATATTCTGACATCTCGACTGCGCTATATGTGCTCTTGGCAACCTATTGCGTGGTGAATTGGGAAGCGAAATTTGAACGCGGGTGGCTGATTCTGGGTGGAATTATGGGCGGATTTGCCTTAGGTACTAAAGTCTTGGCGGCGGTGCCGGTTCTTGCATTATGTATTTGGGTGTTCGTATCTGCATTTAGAATGAAAGGGATATCCGAAGGAATAAAATCAGCATCTATTTTAGGCGCAATTTTGCTTTTAATAGCTGCGCCATGGTACGTCAAGACTTTCATATATACTGGCAATCCGGTCTATCCATTTCTCTACAACATTTTTGGTGGGAAATACTGGAGTGCGGAGGCGGCTCGAAGCTATCGGCAGGCACAGCTTGAGTTTGGAATGGGGCGCGGTCTACTTGATTTTGTTCTTCTCCCTTGGAATATCACAATGCATGGAAGTAAGTTCTATGATAAGGGTGCCCCTGTGTTCTTTGGAATTATCGGTCCAGCATTTCTGGGAATACTTGGTGTTCAAGTATTTCAAAGAAACATAAGCAAAGTTGCAATCAAACTACAGCTTGTTGCGGGGGCGTTTATAATTGCATGGTTTTTCCTGATGCAAAGTGCACGGTACATGATAGGCATACTTCCGCTTTTGAGCGTTGCTGCTGGTGCTGCAGTAGCAAAAGCAAACAGCGATTGGAAGATGACCAAACATATTGTCAATATGTTTGTTGCAGGGTGCATATTGATAGGCTTATATCCGGCTGCTGTCATGGGTTATTGGTGTGGTCCTGTGGTTTTTGGATTAGAACCTTTTGAAGAATACCTATCTCGAAGTCTTGACGTATATGATGCGGAAAACTTCATCAATACTTCAACGCCGAAGAATTCAAAGATCATACTATATGACGAGGTTCGGGGTTTCTACCTTGACCGGCCGTATATTTGGGGCAATCCTGGTCACCACGAGATGATTCCCTATAGAACTTTCAAAACGGGAGACCAGCTTGTTGATTGGCTACGTAGACAAGGCTTCACGCATGCTCTCATTAATTGGCGGT